DNA sequence from the Vicia villosa cultivar HV-30 ecotype Madison, WI linkage group LG3, Vvil1.0, whole genome shotgun sequence genome:
ACTTGTTTTGCAAACACACATTCCATCAGCAGATGTTGAACAGATTCGGAACCGGAAGAACAGAGGGGGCAAATAGAGTCAATAGGCATACCTTTTTTAACGAGATTACCTCTCGAAGGTAGAATGTTCTTTGCAACACGCCATAAGAAGTTCCGCTGCCGGCCAGAGATAGGAGCCTTCCATATAAGGGGCCAAAGCTTTTTGTCAGCAGGAGAGGAAGGCCCCGGGAGCAAAGAATCTTTGTGCGCACGCGACGCGTGGTAAGCCGTCTTGACCGAAAactcaccatttttctcaaaCTGCCAGACCATCTTATCCTCATCAGGCTGCACAGAAAGAGGAATGCTCATGATCTTCACTGCGTCATCAGAATTGAACAACCTTCGGATATCCTCAACCTTCCAGCACCTGTTGTCCCTATCAATAATGTCACACACCCTGGTAGATTCCTCCACACTATTCCCACCTGATTGAACTTTGAATCCTGTATTCTTTGGGATCCAGCTATCCTTTAAGATGTTCACTTTTTCCCCATTTCCAATTCTCCAGCATGCCCCCCGTTGAACCACATCTCTAGCACCTATGATACTACGCCACGCATAGCTTGGCTGGTATCCTATGCCACAATTGTCAATGGAACACTTTGGAAAATATCTTCCCTTGAGCACCTTTCCAACCAGGGAGTTCTCTTGACTCAGCAGCCTCCAATAATGTTTCCCAAGGAGGCTGGAGTTGAAATCGCAAATGCTCCTAAATCCCAAACCCCCATCAGCCTTTGCCTTCGCCAGTTTGTCCCAGCTTagccaatgcaatttcctttctcCTTGCTTCGACCCCCACCAGAACCTAGCAATCATGCCTTCAATCTCACGGCAAACCGAATCCGGAAGCTTGTAGCAACTCATCACGTACGTAGGGATCGCTTGAGCAACGGCCTTGATAAGGATTTCTCTACCAGCAGACGAAAGGAATTTCTCCTTCCACCCCTTGATCTTCTTCCACACCCGCTCCACCACCATAGCAAAGATGACTTTCTTCGATCTACCAAACATGATGGGCAGCCCCAGGTACCTAGAATGAGAGGAGACAGCGTTGACTCCCAGACAGTTGCAAATCGATTCTCTCGCATTTTCATCCACATTCCTACTAAAGGAGACTTCTGACTTTTCAAAACTAACAACCTGTCCCGATGCTTCCTCATAAACTCTCAGAATATCCTTGATCCGTATGGCTTCTTTCACATTAGCACGCGCGAACAATAGGCTATCGTCCGCAAAGAATAAGTGGGTGATTGTTGGAGAATTTCTAGCAATTTTCACCCCATGGATCTCCTTCTCCATCGCCGCTTTCTTCAATAAACCTGAAAAGACATTAGCACACATTATAAAAAGATAGGGTGAGAGGGGATCTCCTTGTCGAAGACCCCTCTCCGGAGTGAAGCTCTTGCTGGGGACACCATTCACAAGGATTTTATAGGAGACCGAGCTGATACATCTTT
Encoded proteins:
- the LOC131658097 gene encoding uncharacterized protein LOC131658097, which encodes MANISFCEATYTAAEVQNALSQMNPLKAPGPDGLPALFFQKYWHIVGHEVCKLVLDILNNQKHPGIINNTHIVLIPKCKNPAKPQDFRPISLCNVVMKLVTKVIANRLKEILPEIIDEEQSAFVKDRLIMDNALIAMECFHWLKKKVKGKKGVMALKLDMSKAYDRLEWSFIVEVLTAMGFPPAMVSLIERCISSVSYKILVNGVPSKSFTPERGLRQGDPLSPYLFIMCANVFSGLLKKAAMEKEIHGVKIARNSPTITHLFFADDSLLFARANVKEAIRIKDILRVYEEASGQVVSFEKSEVSFSRNVDENARESICNCLGVNAVSSHSRYLGLPIMFGRSKKVIFAMVVERVWKKIKGWKEKFLSSAGREILIKAVAQAIPTYVMSCYKLPDSVCREIEGMIARFWWGSKQGERKLHWLSWDKLAKAKADGGLGFRSICDFNSSLLGKHYWRLLSQENSLVGKVLKGRYFPKCSIDNCGIGYQPSYAWRSIIGARDVVQRGACWRIGNGEKVNILKDSWIPKNTGFKVQSGGNSVEESTRVCDIIDRDNRCWKVEDIRRLFNSDDAVKIMSIPLSVQPDEDKMVWQFEKNGEFSVKTAYHASRAHKDSLLPGPSSPADKKLWPLIWKAPISGRQRNFLWRVAKNILPSRGNLVKKGMPIDSICPLCSSGSESVQHLLMECVFAKQVLFASVLSYRIPLNVSVNDWLQTVLECGDADSIQIICACLYKLWAARNLTVFHGKTCCPIAVAADAFESVQEFNRFCPGSNKRRYTPSHHHNSSWPTDVHLVQVDAGINREGKAVFGCVFKNHGREVILAASNVENVEVNPSMAELLALRWCMKIALDLNLKKAIFYSDALSVVDCINGIDSNVFLEPIAADCRMFLSRFSFSSVLFIPREDNYDAHNMVLLGKLYGSRTWLDCVPDANSVVANSVVSGFSGPLFE